The Flavobacterium sp. 20NA77.7 genome includes the window AAAATTTCAACGCATTTCCTCCAGTTGTTGTTTCTGGATTACCAAACATAACCCCTATCTTGTCTCTTAATTGATTGATAAAAAACACGGTACAATTAGTTTTGTGAATGGTACCAGTCAGTTTTCTAAGCGCTTGAGACATTAAACGAGCGTGTAAGCCCATTTTGCTATCCCCCATGTCGCCTTCTATTTCGCTTTTAGGCGTTAAAGCAGCTACAGAATCAATTACAACAATATCTACAGCACCAGAACGAATCAAACTTTCTGTAATTTCTAATGCCTGTTCTCCGTTATCTGGTTGTGAAATAATTAAGTTATCAATATCAACACCTAATTTTTCTGCATAAAAACGATCAAAAGCATGTTCTGCATCAATAAACGCTGCAATTCCTCCTGCTTTCTGAGCTTCAGCAATGGCGTGTAAGGTTAACGTTGTTTTACCCGAAGATTCTGGACCATAGATTTCTACGATTCTTCCTTTAGGATAACCGCCTACCCCTAAAGCAAGGTCTAATCCTAATGAACCTGATGAAATGACTTCTACTTCTTCAACAGCACTATCGCCAAGTTTCATTACAGCACCTTTGCCATAAGTTTTATCTAGTTTGTCTAACGTTAATTGTAAGGCTTTTAATTTTGCATCTTTCTCTGAACTCATAATAATTGGCTTTAATAAATAATTAATATTTTGTAAAAATACTTATTTTTTTATTTGAAACAAAAAATGTTATCTTGTTTTAGCATCTGTTTTATTCTTTTTTAAAGTATTTTTTTACCTTTGCGACCTTGTTCTTCCATTTAGAGCAAAAAAGCTTGTAAAAAAGCAATCAATTTTTAATATATTTTCTCACTTAAACGTTTATAGCATGCAACTGTATAACACCTTAAGCGCAGAAGAAAGAAAAGAGCTAATTGATTTAGCCGGGAAACA containing:
- the recA gene encoding recombinase RecA, giving the protein MSSEKDAKLKALQLTLDKLDKTYGKGAVMKLGDSAVEEVEVISSGSLGLDLALGVGGYPKGRIVEIYGPESSGKTTLTLHAIAEAQKAGGIAAFIDAEHAFDRFYAEKLGVDIDNLIISQPDNGEQALEITESLIRSGAVDIVVIDSVAALTPKSEIEGDMGDSKMGLHARLMSQALRKLTGTIHKTNCTVFFINQLRDKIGVMFGNPETTTGGNALKFYASVRVDIRKSSQIKDGDHVIGNRAKVKIVKNKVAPPFRTAEFDIMYGEGVSKVGEVLDLAVDFEIIKKSGSWFSYGETKLGQGRDAVKLLIKDNPELMDELEVKIKETLKEQNV